TCGATTCGCTGGACGACGAGGTCATCACGGAGATCGTCGAGCGTGAGCCGTCGCGGCCTGACCCTCGGATACTCTACTACGTCTGGAACCTGGGTGGGGCAATTACCGAGGTTCCGGAGCATGCCACGGCATTCAACGGCCGAGACCACCCGTACCTTCTCGCCATCGACTGCAAGTGGGACGACTCCGACGCTGACGAGGCGATTCTCGACTGGGCGCGGTCCTTCCAGCGGGACGTGCAGGTCCACTCCCCAGGCGAGGGCTACCGAAACTTCCCTGGACTGGGCGAGGACGAGGACGGCGAACCCCAACGGAGCCCTCGTAGCGACGAAACGCACGACCGCTTAGTCGAGGTCAAGGACCAGTACGACCCGACGAACGTGTTCAGCCGCAATCACGGCGTTACGCCGTCCGAATCGGCGCGGACTGACGGAGGGACTGTCGATGAGTGAGTTTGGCGAATCGATGCCGGGTCCATCGGCGAAGGAGACCACAGTAGCAGAGCGACCAGCGACGCGACAATCAGGCTGGGAAACAACGGAGGCATCACCCGAAGCCAAACGGGAGCATCACAGGAACAGTATACAGACTGGATACGACGAGCTGGTCAGCGCGGCCGAAGCCACCGTCAGGGTGTATACGCCAGCGGACGCAATTGATCTGACCGGAGAAACTCAGGTCCTCTTTGTGGACGTCTGCGGCGCTGTCGAACTGTCCGACGGGATGATTCCCGGAGCCATCCACGCATCGAGGGGACAGCTGGAGGCTCATCTGGATCCCGACAACAGGCGGTACGTTTGTGCGCTCGACGATGCAACCGAGATCATCTTCTACTGTGCGGGTGGTGCACGCTCGGCGCTGGCTGCACAGCGGGCGCAGGAACTGGGATTCGACCGCGTCGGACACCTCGCCGGTGGGATCTCCGCATGGAAGGACGCTGGTGGACCGATGCAAGTGATCGTAGACCGTTGATGATCTACTATGTTCCCTGACCACATCGAGACGGACCGACTTGACCTCGAACGGATTTCGCACGACTCCGTCGATGTGTTCGAGCTTCACGAACTCTACTCCAACGGAGACGATACGGAGGAACTGTTCGAGTACTGGGATTCGTCTCCCCACGAGACGGTGAAAGAGACCTACGACTACGTGGATGAGGCTGAACGTCTGTGGAACGATGTTGAGGGTGCGAAATACGTGATCCGCCCGAAAGAAGAGGAAGACGGGGCAGGCGTCATCGCCGGAACGACGGGACTGTACCCAAATTGGGAAAAACGATCCGCCAACCTCGGAATTCTCCTCGATAAGCCATTTTGGGGACGTGGATATTCCGGTGAACGAGCCGATGCCATGCTGTCCGTCGCATTCGATCGACTCGATCTCGAACTCGTCGTCGCCGTCTACATCGACGGGAACGAAAAGTCCCGACGGGCGATCAGCAAGTACGTCGAACGGTATGGTGGCCAATACGAGGGCCTGCTGCGAAATTGGCTTCCGGTGGACGAGACCGTTGTTGATGCGCATCGATACTCGATTTCATGGGAAGAATACCTTGCGATGGCCGAATGCTGAGCGGTTGCCCCGTCGAGACCGATAGAACAGTTTCCAATTCGGAATTAACGTTTGCTGCACTCATCCTCTGTATTCAGCAGGGCTGCTGAAATCTATCACTGATTGAAGGTTTCAACAAGGCCACTTCCGCACATTCGGCCGGTCGATCGGCAGGCGCTCGAACTCGAACTGCGCTCGTTGTTCGCGTACTACTGTACTGATTCCGTTCGACCCTCTCGCCGAAACCGAGCTGACGCCATAGCTGTACATACTTCTGGCCGAAGAAGACCGAATGACTCGTTTAGACGCCGTTACTCGTGGCTCGCCGCCCTGCCACTTGTCTCGACAGTCGACGACTCGACCGCGTCGGCCGCCTCGAGCGCGCTGGCGGTCGCAAGGCGAATCGCGTGCGGCCAGCCGAGCGGGGTCGCGCTGTCCGGCGTGCCGTCGTCGAACAGCTGTTCCGGAAGATACGCACCGGGCCGGCGGAGCGAGCCGCCGGGCGCGACCAGCGCCAGTAACGCTCGAGCGCGGGCGTCGAACTCGGTGGCTCGGTCGTGGCCGTTCGAGTCGAGCAGGTCGCGGAGTTCGACGGCTGCATGGGCTCCCCACGCGGTCGTCACCGTCCAGATCTTCGCCTCCGCCTGCTCCCGGAGCCGCCAGGGGTCATCCTCGAAGCGCGCCAGCCCCTCGATCGGTCCCTCCGGATCGCGATAGAGCCCGTCGAGCGTCGTCTCGACGTGGGAGACGAGGCGGTCGAGTCGCTCGTCGTCGACGGCTGCGATCGCGTCGTACTCGTTGTGTGCCGACGCGAGCGCGAGCGTACTTCCGTCGAGGCGATCGTCGAGGTCGTCGCCGTCGAGGCGCATCGCGTAGCACTCGCGTTCGGACGCCCACAGGTCGTCGAACGCCTCGTAGACGCGAGTCGCCTGGGCTCTCGCGTGGGCCGCGACGTCCTCATCGACCGGCGCTCGAGCGATGGCGGCATAGGCCTCGAGGAACGTCGCCGTTGTGTGCGTAAACCGCCCGGTCATGTTCTCCCAGGCGTTCTGGACGCGCTCGGGCAGCCCGTCGTCTGCGAGGGTCGCGTCCATGCCCTCGAGCGCCGACGTTAGCGTCTCGTGAACCCGCTCGTCGCCGGAGTCGACCCGCCGGAGGTAGGTCGCGAGAAAGGCGGCGACGCTCGCCGTCTGATCGGCCTGGTAGTCTGCGGTGTTGTCCGCCTCGAGCCGACCGTTCGCCCAGCCCGGCGCGAGTCGGCCGTTGTACGGCCAGACGCGGTGGGGCCACGTGCCGTCGGGGCGCTGCGTGTCGGCGTAGAAGTTCGCACTCGCTTCGTGCCACGACTCGAGACCGAGTCCCGTCCGTTCGTCGGCGTCGAGGAGGAACCGGGAGATTTCGGCGTCGTCGCGGAACCAGGTGTAGCCGTAGCCGCCGGAGTAGCGGTAGAAGGGGTCGAACTCGGGACCGGCGATCCGCGCGCCCGTCGACGACCGTAGGAGACAGAGCGCCCGCAGATCCGCGAACCCGCGGTCGATTCCGGGTGCTGCGTCCGGAAGCCGGTCGCGAGCCTGACGGTGACCCGCGTCGACGATCGACTCGCGGTCCCCGTGAGCCATCGCGTTCGATCGCACGCGTTCGAGTGCGTCGTCGCGATCGGCTGTCTCTGTCAGGAGGGTTGCGACGGTCGCCTTCGGCGCCGAACCGGTCAGTTCGAACTCGACCATCGTAATCGGGCTGAGTCGGGCCTCCTCGTACCGGTCGTCGTCTTCGGAGCGCGGAAACGCCGCCGGCTCCGGCTCGAGTAACTCCTCGAAGCGCTCGGGGACCTGCCCTGACACGTCGATATCGGTCGACGCGGCGACGAAGTCGCGCTCGCTGTCGTGGTAGATTTCGACGGCGTCGCCGTGCCAGAGCTGGCCGATTCGGCTCGCTCGCCCCTCGGGGGCGAACCCGAAACAGGCCGTGATCGAGGCGTCGATGTCGGTCGCTGCGTCGTCGAGCACGAAGTGGGTCGTGTGACCGTGATCCACCGCGAGATCGTACTGGGTACAGCTGTAGCCGGCGACTTCGTGGACGGTTTCGACGACCGCCGTGTCTTCGACGTACCGCTGGTCTCCGTCCTCGAACCAGTGGGTTTCGCCGTCCAACTCGAGACCGAATCGGGAGCGTTCGATGCCGGCGACGCCGGAGAGCGGGTAGGAGTAGTCGCTGATCGATCCGTCGGGCGCGACGTGGACGAGTCTGTCGTCGAGACCGGAGAACAGTCCCGTTGTCGAGCGTCGCTCCCCGGGAAACCGCCGAGGGTCGCCCTGAGAGCGCTTGAAATCGTTGAGGGCGCCGTGTAATTCCATCGTACGTTCGGTTAGTGCCCGGACCATTAAATCTTGTTGAAAAATGTGTTCCTACTTTTCACGCAAGATCGAAGCGGCGTTCGGAGCGTTGGCGGGCGAGGAGTTGGGTTCCAGGGACCGACCGGCACAGTTACGGCGGTCTGCTGACGGCATCGAGACCCGGTGATCGGGAATCTTTTAGCGCAACCGGACAATTGTGAACTACTGAGTATACATGGATACCGACGATCTCGGCGACCTGCTCGCGCAGTTCGGCCTGTCAGCGAAGGAGATCGACACCTACCTCGCGATACTCGATCACGGCGAGTCGAAGGCGAGTACGATCGCCGACGCTGCGGACGTCTCGAAGCGGTACGTCTACAGCATCAGCGAGGAACTCGAGGATCGCGGCTTCGTCGAGGTCGACGACCACGCCGTCCCGACCGTTATTCGGCCCGTCCAGCCCGAGACGGTCATCGGCCGACTTACCGACAGCGTCGAAGCGATCGAGCCGGAGTTACAGTCGCGGTACACGACGACAGAGCGGACGGGCGAGCAGTTCGAGGTGATCAAGTCCCGCCAGACGGTGCTCAAACGGATCGAGGAGCTGTTGGCCGCCGCGGAGACGGAGGTCACCCTTTCGCTGCCCGTCGAGATTCTGCCCCAGATCCGCTCAACGCTCGAAGAGACCGTCGACCGGGGTGTCCTGGTCTTGCTCCTGTTAGGGGGCACCGACGACGATCAGGACATCGCTTCGCTCGCCGGGACGGCGAGCACGGTCCGGACGTGGGATGCGCTCGTGCCAACGATGCTCACGGTCGACGCCCAGCACGGACTGCTCGCTCCCAGTCAACTGCTGACGAGTTCGACGAGCGAGACGAAGGCGATCAGCATCTCACAGCCACAGCTCGCCCCCGTCTTCGCCGGCTCTTTTCTCGCGAACTACTGGCCGACCGCCGAGGAACGCTACGTGAGCGCACCCGGGGAACTCCCGCGGACGTTCGAGGGATTCCGCAACGCGGTCTTCCAGATCGCGCTCCACCGCGCCACGGACAGCCGGATCGAGGCGACCGTCACGGGGTCGCCCGTCGGGGACCGGGATCTCCCGTCGACGCTCTCCGGCGAGATCGTCGCCGTCCGACAGAGTCTCGTCCGCCCCGTCTCGTCGACGGTACCGATCGAGAACGCTTTCGAACTCGACGTCGACGGCGAGCGCTACACGATCGGCGGTACGGGTGCGTTCCTCGAGGATTTCGAAGCCGAATCGGTCACCGTCCGCGCGCTCGAGGAGTGAGGAACCGGGTAATCGGATTTTTCATCTGTGAGTAAATTTCTTGAGTCGGGGGCGTGAACGGTCCGTCGTGATGGATCGTCACTGCCACATTGCGGGAGGGATCGCCGATGTCTGAGCGTCAGTCGGTCAGAGATCGGGTCGTCGAGAGCGGCGTGATCGCCGTGCTCCGCGGAATCGACGAGGAACAGATCGTTCCGGTCGCGCGAGCGATTCACGAGGGGGGCGTCGACGCGCTCGAGATCACCGCGGACGGGACGCGTGCGAGCGAACAGATCGCCGCCGTCGACCGCGAACTCGAGGACACCGGCGCGATCGTCGGCGCGGGGACCGTCCTCGACGCGCCGACGGCCCAATCGGTAATCGACGCGGGCGCCGAGTTCGTCGTCTCGCCGCACACCGACGTCGAGACTGTCAGACTGTGTAACCGACAGGGCGTGCTCTCGGCACCGGGTGTCATGACGCCGACCGAAGCCGTCACGGCGCTCGAGGCCGGTGCGGACGTGCTCAAATTGTTCCCGGCCTCGACCGTCGGGCCAGGCCACATCGGGGCGATTCGAGGGCCACTCGGCGACGTCGACGTGATTCCCACCGGCGGCATTTCGCCGGCGAACGTCGAGTCGTACTTCGACGCCGGCGCGGTGGCCGTCGGTGCCGGCAGCGCGCTCGTCGACTACGACGCGATCGCCGACGGCGACATGGACCGCGTTCGGGAGACGGCAGCCGAGTTCGTCGAGACCGTCGAATCCGCACGGGACGACTGACCGCTGCCCGCGTTCGCAATTTACCGTTCATCGTCAGAATCCCGTCTACGGTGCAGAATTCCATTTCGGCGCGCGCGGACGTTCGTTTCGACGTTCGATACACTGGGTGACAGTCATCGGTATGCAGAGCGGAAACTCTTCGAAAACCGAAAGTTACTGACGGTGGCCGACCACCGTTCAAATATTTACTACGAATTGGGTAAACTTTTTGCAGCCGGGGATCCTTCGGTGAGCTATGAAAGCGATCGCTGTCGAACCCGGGGCCGGTACGCCCGTCCTCGTCGAAAAACCCCGTCCCGACCCGAAGCCCGGCGAAGCGCTCGTTCGCACGCTTCGCGTCGGCGTCGACGGGACCGACCACGAAGTCATCGCGGGCCACCACGGAAACCTCCCCGACGGCGCGGACCAACTCGTGCTCGGCCACGAGGCCGTCGGCGTCGTCGAGGACGCGAACGGGACCGATCTCGAGGAAGGCGAGTTCGTCGTCCCGACCGTTCGACGGCCGCCAAACGGGACCAACGAGTATTTTGAACGCGGCGAGCCTGACATGGCTCCGGAGGGGGAGTACGTCGAGCGAGGGATCGTCGACGGACACGGATTCATGGCGGAGTACTTCACCAGTCCCGCGGAATATCTCGTCCCGATTCCCGAACGGCTCGCCCCGCTCGGATTTCTGGTCGAACCGATCAGCATCAGCGAGAAGGCCATCGAGCACGCGATCGCCTCCCGATCGGCGTTCGACTGGGAGCCCGAGTCGGCCATCGTGCTGGGCAACGGCTCGCTCGGACTGATCACGCTCGCGATGTTCGAGGAGGTACTCGAGATCGATCGGACCTACTGTCTCGGCCGACGGGATCGCCCGCATCCGACGATCGACCTCATCGACGAACTCGGCTCGACGTACGTCGACTCCCGCGAAACGCCCGTTCCGGAGATTCCCGACGTTTACGAGCCGATCGACCTCGTCTACGAGGCGACTGGTCACGCGAAACACGCCTTCGAGACGGTCGACGCGCTCGCACCGAACGGCGTCGGCGTCCTACTCGGCGTCCCCGAACCCTGGGAGTTCGAGGTCGACGGCGGTCGCCTCCACCGGGAACTCGTCCTCCACAACAAGGCCCTGCTGGGGACCGTCAACTCCCACCGCGGTCACTTCGAGGCCGCGATCGATACGCTCTCGCAGCTCCCGACGTGGTTCACCGACGAGTTCGTCACCGGCGTCTACGGACTCGAGGAGTTCGAACGGGCGTTCGACACCGGCGATGATGTGGTGAAGACCGCCGTCGAGTTTAGCCGTCTCTGAGCACGGCTCGAGTTTGCGGCCACGATCCTGTTTTATCCTGACTCGATGCCGTTGGTGTCGATCGGCGAATAGAAACAATTACTATTATCGAAGTAAGTATTTGTGCCATGGGAGTCGATTACACGCAGCTTCACGATCCGAACGCCGAGTACACGATGCGGGATCTCTCGGCGGAGACGATGAACGTGACCCGGGAGCGCGGCAACGGCCGGGACGTCGAGATCACGGACATCCAGACGACGATGGTCGACGGCAACTTCCCGTGGACGCTCGTGCGAATCTACACGGATGCAGGCATCGTCGGCACGGGCGAAGCCTACTGGGGTGCGGGCGCGCCGGAACTGATCGAGCGCATGACACCCTTCCTGCAGGGCGAGAACCCGCTCGATATCGATCGACTCACCGAGCACCTCGTCCAGAAAATGTCAGGCGAGGGTTCGATCGGCGGGGTCACGGTGACGGCGATTTCGGGCATCGAAGTCGCGCTTCACGATCTGGCGGGCAAGATCCTCGAGGTACCGGCCTACCAGCTGCTGGGCGGGAAGTACCGCGACGAGGTGCGGGTCTACTGTGACTGTCACACCGAAGACGAGGCGGATCCGATAGCCTGCGCCGACGAGGCCGAACGCGTCGTCGAAGAGTTAGGGTACGATGCGCTGAAGTTCGATCTGGACGTGCCGTCGGGCCACGAGAAGGACCGAGCCAATCGCCACCTCCGCGGCCCCGAGATCGAGCACAAGGCCTCGATCG
Above is a window of Natronorubrum tibetense GA33 DNA encoding:
- a CDS encoding glycoside hydrolase family 15 protein — protein: MELHGALNDFKRSQGDPRRFPGERRSTTGLFSGLDDRLVHVAPDGSISDYSYPLSGVAGIERSRFGLELDGETHWFEDGDQRYVEDTAVVETVHEVAGYSCTQYDLAVDHGHTTHFVLDDAATDIDASITACFGFAPEGRASRIGQLWHGDAVEIYHDSERDFVAASTDIDVSGQVPERFEELLEPEPAAFPRSEDDDRYEEARLSPITMVEFELTGSAPKATVATLLTETADRDDALERVRSNAMAHGDRESIVDAGHRQARDRLPDAAPGIDRGFADLRALCLLRSSTGARIAGPEFDPFYRYSGGYGYTWFRDDAEISRFLLDADERTGLGLESWHEASANFYADTQRPDGTWPHRVWPYNGRLAPGWANGRLEADNTADYQADQTASVAAFLATYLRRVDSGDERVHETLTSALEGMDATLADDGLPERVQNAWENMTGRFTHTTATFLEAYAAIARAPVDEDVAAHARAQATRVYEAFDDLWASERECYAMRLDGDDLDDRLDGSTLALASAHNEYDAIAAVDDERLDRLVSHVETTLDGLYRDPEGPIEGLARFEDDPWRLREQAEAKIWTVTTAWGAHAAVELRDLLDSNGHDRATEFDARARALLALVAPGGSLRRPGAYLPEQLFDDGTPDSATPLGWPHAIRLATASALEAADAVESSTVETSGRAASHE
- a CDS encoding rhodanese-like domain-containing protein, translated to MSEFGESMPGPSAKETTVAERPATRQSGWETTEASPEAKREHHRNSIQTGYDELVSAAEATVRVYTPADAIDLTGETQVLFVDVCGAVELSDGMIPGAIHASRGQLEAHLDPDNRRYVCALDDATEIIFYCAGGARSALAAQRAQELGFDRVGHLAGGISAWKDAGGPMQVIVDR
- a CDS encoding TrmB family transcriptional regulator — encoded protein: MDTDDLGDLLAQFGLSAKEIDTYLAILDHGESKASTIADAADVSKRYVYSISEELEDRGFVEVDDHAVPTVIRPVQPETVIGRLTDSVEAIEPELQSRYTTTERTGEQFEVIKSRQTVLKRIEELLAAAETEVTLSLPVEILPQIRSTLEETVDRGVLVLLLLGGTDDDQDIASLAGTASTVRTWDALVPTMLTVDAQHGLLAPSQLLTSSTSETKAISISQPQLAPVFAGSFLANYWPTAEERYVSAPGELPRTFEGFRNAVFQIALHRATDSRIEATVTGSPVGDRDLPSTLSGEIVAVRQSLVRPVSSTVPIENAFELDVDGERYTIGGTGAFLEDFEAESVTVRALEE
- a CDS encoding mandelate racemase/muconate lactonizing enzyme family protein, yielding MGVDYTQLHDPNAEYTMRDLSAETMNVTRERGNGRDVEITDIQTTMVDGNFPWTLVRIYTDAGIVGTGEAYWGAGAPELIERMTPFLQGENPLDIDRLTEHLVQKMSGEGSIGGVTVTAISGIEVALHDLAGKILEVPAYQLLGGKYRDEVRVYCDCHTEDEADPIACADEAERVVEELGYDALKFDLDVPSGHEKDRANRHLRGPEIEHKASIVEAITERVGSRADVAFDCHWTFSGGSAKRLAKRLEEYDIWWLEDPVPPENHDVQRAVTQSTTTPITVGENVYRKHGQRRLLEEQAVDIIAPDMPKVGGMRETRKIADLADMYYVPVAMHNVASPVATMASAHVGAAIPNSLAVEYHSYELGWWEELVEEDVIEDGYIEIPEKPGLGVTLDMDVVAERMVDDEELFDES
- a CDS encoding GNAT family N-acetyltransferase → MFPDHIETDRLDLERISHDSVDVFELHELYSNGDDTEELFEYWDSSPHETVKETYDYVDEAERLWNDVEGAKYVIRPKEEEDGAGVIAGTTGLYPNWEKRSANLGILLDKPFWGRGYSGERADAMLSVAFDRLDLELVVAVYIDGNEKSRRAISKYVERYGGQYEGLLRNWLPVDETVVDAHRYSISWEEYLAMAEC
- a CDS encoding bifunctional 4-hydroxy-2-oxoglutarate aldolase/2-dehydro-3-deoxy-phosphogluconate aldolase, whose amino-acid sequence is MSERQSVRDRVVESGVIAVLRGIDEEQIVPVARAIHEGGVDALEITADGTRASEQIAAVDRELEDTGAIVGAGTVLDAPTAQSVIDAGAEFVVSPHTDVETVRLCNRQGVLSAPGVMTPTEAVTALEAGADVLKLFPASTVGPGHIGAIRGPLGDVDVIPTGGISPANVESYFDAGAVAVGAGSALVDYDAIADGDMDRVRETAAEFVETVESARDD
- a CDS encoding glucose 1-dehydrogenase; the protein is MKAIAVEPGAGTPVLVEKPRPDPKPGEALVRTLRVGVDGTDHEVIAGHHGNLPDGADQLVLGHEAVGVVEDANGTDLEEGEFVVPTVRRPPNGTNEYFERGEPDMAPEGEYVERGIVDGHGFMAEYFTSPAEYLVPIPERLAPLGFLVEPISISEKAIEHAIASRSAFDWEPESAIVLGNGSLGLITLAMFEEVLEIDRTYCLGRRDRPHPTIDLIDELGSTYVDSRETPVPEIPDVYEPIDLVYEATGHAKHAFETVDALAPNGVGVLLGVPEPWEFEVDGGRLHRELVLHNKALLGTVNSHRGHFEAAIDTLSQLPTWFTDEFVTGVYGLEEFERAFDTGDDVVKTAVEFSRL